One genomic window of Scatophagus argus isolate fScaArg1 chromosome 16, fScaArg1.pri, whole genome shotgun sequence includes the following:
- the mrm2 gene encoding rRNA methyltransferase 2, mitochondrial produces MWRLSVQRRHLHSSLCLMKKLKGKTPAEQRWLLRQLKDPYVKASHAQNFRCRSAFKLLEMDDKFRILQPGYSVVDCGAAPGAWSQVAVQRVNSAGTDPELPRGTVVGIDLLNIPPLDGAHFLSSHDVTDPATHARLQELLPKGQAHVILSDMAPNASGFREMDHEKLITMCLSLVDLAEKILQPGGSLVCKYWDGILTHKLQEKLSSAFGSLKTFKPNASRKDSAERYFFARMYRKPER; encoded by the exons ATGTGGCGTCTCTCCGTGCAGAGGAGACATTTACACTCCTCGTTATGTTTAATGAAGAAGTTAAAGGGTAAAACTCCTGCCGAGCAGCGCTGGCTGTTGCGGCAGCTCAAAGACCCGTATGTCAAAGCTTCTCATGCCCAGAACTTCCGGTGCAGAAGCGCCTTCAAGCTACTGGAGATGGATGACAAGTTTAGGATTTTACAGCCCGGATACAGCGTGGTGGACTGCGGAGCTGCACCTGGAGCCTGGAGCCAGGTGGCAGTCCAGAGGGTCAACTCAGCCGGGACAG ATCCGGAGCTACCGCGCGGCACAGTTGTTGGCATCGATCTGCTGAACATACCACCTCTGGACGGtgcccacttcctgtccagtCACGATGTCACTGACCCCGCCACACACGCCAGGCTGCAGGAGCTGCTCCCCAAAGGCCAGGCTCATGTCATCTTGAGTGACATGGCGCCCAACGCCAGCGGTTTCCGAGAGATGGACCACGAGAAACTCATCACAATGTGTTTATCTTTGGTAGACTTGGCTGAGAAGATTTTACAGCCGGGTGGCTCCCTGGTTTGTAAATACTGGGATGGGATCCTCACTCACAAACTCCAGGAGAAACTCTCGAGTGCGTTTGGTAGTCTTAAGACTTTCAAGCCAAACGCCAGCAGGAAGGATTCGGCTGAGAGATATTTTTTTGCTAGAATGTACAGAAAGCCAGAGAGATGA
- the nudt1 gene encoding oxidized purine nucleoside triphosphate hydrolase has protein sequence MGGHTTEQTGEMLSNKLLTLVLVVQPGRVLLGMKKRGFGAGKWNGFGGKVQPGETIEDAARRELQEESGLTVDALEKVGNIKFEFVGDMELLDVHVFRADSYNGEPTESEEMRPQWFECHQIPFSQMWADDILWFPLMLQKKKFVGYFKFQGHDVILSHKLEEVEEL, from the exons ATGGGTGGTCACACAACAGAACAG ACAGGTGAGATGTTGAGCAACAAGCTCCTGACCCTGGTGCTGGTGGTCCAGCCGGGTAGAGTGCTGCTCGGCATGAAGAAGAGGGGATTTGGAGCCGGGAAGTGGAATGGCTTTGGGGGCAAAGTTCAGCCTGGAGAAACCATTGAAGATGCTGCAAGGAG agaACTGCAGGAGGAAAGTGGCCTCACGGTGGATGCTCTCGAGAAGGTCGGAAATATCAAATTTGAATTCGTGGGAGACATGGAGCTCCTCGATGTCCATGTTTTCAGAGCCGATTCTTATAATGGAGAGCCAACAGAATCAGAGG AAATGAGGCCTCAGTGGTTTGAATGTCACCAAATTCCTTTCAGCCAAATGTGGGCTGATGACATTCTCTGGTTCCCCCTGATGCTCCAGAAGAAGAAATTTGTTGGATACTTCAAGTTTCAGGGGCATGATGTGATCCTCAGCCACAAACTAGAGGAAGTGGAGGAACTGTGA
- the snx8a gene encoding sorting nexin-8a isoform X1: MAGEINEGSVPAYYREVYEAICCRTDGRVQVEVFQRLLQRTELSKAVLGQIAEHVDSTDGFLSKLSLYKALALIALAQQGKQPSPKLLENCIQELPKPQLGEPGDLSALRMQPAQEDILTVSQTLDKLLARDTVQVELIPEKKGLFLKHVEYQVTSQRYKISVYRRYSDFDVFHEVLLQRFAYRVVPALPPKRMLKGVLTSVSEREFIEGRRRALGRFINLVARHPFFSEDELVKTFLTFNGSDVQTKLRDTYKKSGDEFMTNRIATQAKEYLPADIQAQFSTSRELIRNIHNSFHKLRDRAEKMAERSKENATDLLMFGRELSTLGSDASSLPSLASSQSTWGALRQSLKSLSVEFAMLSDKAAQQGRREEDDVVEKLNLFLDLLQSYRDLCERHEKGVLHEHQRALHKYSVMKRQMMSATVQTKEQASVEQLESRIVQQENAIQTMELRNYFSLFCLHQETQLIFIYLPITSHILGAFVNSQVQGHREMGEVWNELQPKLGCLFGGKNGLKSPI, encoded by the exons ATGGCAGGAGAGATCAATGAAG GCTCAGTTCCTGCATATTACAGAGAAGTATATGAGGCCATCTGCTGTAGGACAGATGGGAGAGTGCAGGTTGAAGTTTTTCAGCGGTTGCTTCAAAGGACCGAGCTTTCCAAGGCGGTTTTAGGCCAG ATTGCTGAGCATGTTGACTCCACAGATGGATTCCTGAGCAAGTTGTCACTCTATAAAGCGCTGGCTTTGATTGCTCTTGCTCAGCAAGGGAAGCAACCGAGTCCCAAACTCTTGGAGAACTGCATACAAG agttACCAAAGCCTCAGCTTGGGGAGCCCGGGGACTTGAGTGCATTGAGGATGCAGCCTGCCCAAGAGGACATACTCACGGTGTCCCAGACGCTGGACAAACTGCTGGCTCGAGACACAGTCCAGGTGGAGCTAATACCTGAGAAGAAGGGCTTGTTCCTCAAACACGTGGAGTACCAGGTCACCAGCCAG cgatataaaatatcagtttaCCGACGCTATAGTGATTTCGACGTCTTCCATGAGGTTTTGCTTCAGAGATTTGCCTACAGGGTCGTGCCGGCACTGCCACCCAAAAGAATGTTAAAGGGAG TCCTGACCTCTGTCTCTGAGCGCGAGTTCATTGAGGGGAGGAGACGTGCTCTTGGCAGATTCATCAACTTGGTGGCACGGCATCCCTTCTTCTCAGAGGACGAGCTGGTCAAGACCTTCCTCACCTTCAATGGCTCT GATGTCCAGACTAAGCTGCGTGACACTTATAAGAAATCTGGTGATGAGTTCATGACCAACAGAATTGCAACCCAGGCAAAG GAATATCTCCCCGCCGACATCCAGGCTCAGTTCTCCACAAGCAGAGAGCTGATTAGAAATATTCACAACAGCTTCCACAAGCTGAGGGACAGAGCTGAGAAGATGGCGGAGCGCTCGAAGGAGAATGCAACTGATCTTCTCATGTTTGGCAGAGAACTCAG TACGCTGGGCTCAGATGCTTCGTCTCTTCCCTCCTTGGCCTCTTCACAAAGCACCTGGGGGGCCCTGCGTCAGTCTCTGAAGAGTCTGTCTGTGGAGTTCGCCATGTTGTCCGACAAAGCTGCTCAGCAG GGCAGACGGGAGGAGGATGATGTTGTGGAAAAACTGAATCTTTTCCTGGATTTGCTGCAGTCGTACAGA GATCTCTGTGAGCGCCACGAGAAGGGCGTACTCCACGAGCACCAGAGAGCTCTGCACAAGTACAGTGTGATGAAGAGGCAGATGATGAGCGCCACAGTGCAGACTAAAGAGCAGGCATCAGTGGAGCAGCTGGAGTCACGAATTGTTCAG CAAGAAAACGCCATTCAGACGATGGAGCTGCGAAACTACTTCTCCCTGTTCTGCCTTCATCAAGAGACGCAGCTTATCTTCATCTACCTTCCAATCACATCCCACATTCTGGGGGCTTTCGTTAACTCCCAGGTCCAAGGACACCGAGAG ATGGGAGAGGTGTGGAATGAACTCCAGCCAAAGCTTGGATGTCTCTTTGGTGGTAAAAATGGATTGAAATCCCCGATCTGA
- the snx8a gene encoding sorting nexin-8a isoform X2, translating to MKIAEHVDSTDGFLSKLSLYKALALIALAQQGKQPSPKLLENCIQELPKPQLGEPGDLSALRMQPAQEDILTVSQTLDKLLARDTVQVELIPEKKGLFLKHVEYQVTSQRYKISVYRRYSDFDVFHEVLLQRFAYRVVPALPPKRMLKGVLTSVSEREFIEGRRRALGRFINLVARHPFFSEDELVKTFLTFNGSDVQTKLRDTYKKSGDEFMTNRIATQAKEYLPADIQAQFSTSRELIRNIHNSFHKLRDRAEKMAERSKENATDLLMFGRELSTLGSDASSLPSLASSQSTWGALRQSLKSLSVEFAMLSDKAAQQGRREEDDVVEKLNLFLDLLQSYRDLCERHEKGVLHEHQRALHKYSVMKRQMMSATVQTKEQASVEQLESRIVQQENAIQTMELRNYFSLFCLHQETQLIFIYLPITSHILGAFVNSQVQGHREMGEVWNELQPKLGCLFGGKNGLKSPI from the exons ATGAAG ATTGCTGAGCATGTTGACTCCACAGATGGATTCCTGAGCAAGTTGTCACTCTATAAAGCGCTGGCTTTGATTGCTCTTGCTCAGCAAGGGAAGCAACCGAGTCCCAAACTCTTGGAGAACTGCATACAAG agttACCAAAGCCTCAGCTTGGGGAGCCCGGGGACTTGAGTGCATTGAGGATGCAGCCTGCCCAAGAGGACATACTCACGGTGTCCCAGACGCTGGACAAACTGCTGGCTCGAGACACAGTCCAGGTGGAGCTAATACCTGAGAAGAAGGGCTTGTTCCTCAAACACGTGGAGTACCAGGTCACCAGCCAG cgatataaaatatcagtttaCCGACGCTATAGTGATTTCGACGTCTTCCATGAGGTTTTGCTTCAGAGATTTGCCTACAGGGTCGTGCCGGCACTGCCACCCAAAAGAATGTTAAAGGGAG TCCTGACCTCTGTCTCTGAGCGCGAGTTCATTGAGGGGAGGAGACGTGCTCTTGGCAGATTCATCAACTTGGTGGCACGGCATCCCTTCTTCTCAGAGGACGAGCTGGTCAAGACCTTCCTCACCTTCAATGGCTCT GATGTCCAGACTAAGCTGCGTGACACTTATAAGAAATCTGGTGATGAGTTCATGACCAACAGAATTGCAACCCAGGCAAAG GAATATCTCCCCGCCGACATCCAGGCTCAGTTCTCCACAAGCAGAGAGCTGATTAGAAATATTCACAACAGCTTCCACAAGCTGAGGGACAGAGCTGAGAAGATGGCGGAGCGCTCGAAGGAGAATGCAACTGATCTTCTCATGTTTGGCAGAGAACTCAG TACGCTGGGCTCAGATGCTTCGTCTCTTCCCTCCTTGGCCTCTTCACAAAGCACCTGGGGGGCCCTGCGTCAGTCTCTGAAGAGTCTGTCTGTGGAGTTCGCCATGTTGTCCGACAAAGCTGCTCAGCAG GGCAGACGGGAGGAGGATGATGTTGTGGAAAAACTGAATCTTTTCCTGGATTTGCTGCAGTCGTACAGA GATCTCTGTGAGCGCCACGAGAAGGGCGTACTCCACGAGCACCAGAGAGCTCTGCACAAGTACAGTGTGATGAAGAGGCAGATGATGAGCGCCACAGTGCAGACTAAAGAGCAGGCATCAGTGGAGCAGCTGGAGTCACGAATTGTTCAG CAAGAAAACGCCATTCAGACGATGGAGCTGCGAAACTACTTCTCCCTGTTCTGCCTTCATCAAGAGACGCAGCTTATCTTCATCTACCTTCCAATCACATCCCACATTCTGGGGGCTTTCGTTAACTCCCAGGTCCAAGGACACCGAGAG ATGGGAGAGGTGTGGAATGAACTCCAGCCAAAGCTTGGATGTCTCTTTGGTGGTAAAAATGGATTGAAATCCCCGATCTGA